The Vicia villosa cultivar HV-30 ecotype Madison, WI linkage group LG1, Vvil1.0, whole genome shotgun sequence genome includes a region encoding these proteins:
- the LOC131599720 gene encoding uncharacterized protein LOC131599720, with protein sequence MGSNIPMTFQRLAAAFEIDEVARVRLCQRSGSEHSAKDSTDLSHLVKSFLEKNSVKEDSVVHDNDDGEFECYYYSEKKEILQEIFGDVDDDYVKEKIRREVEVAIELVAGDESSPGFKRQVMSRLRERGFDAGLCKTRWERDRKFPSGDYEYIDVNYGGNRYIIEISLMAEFEIARPIDQYASLLDVFPYVFVGKVEELKKVVRLMCTAIKDSMKIMGMHTPPWRRNSYMQAKWFNSYKRTTNEVAARKSIGFEAYNCRDNFGGKITFKVGYLTASFNVDGIGMKL encoded by the exons ATGGGAAGTAATATTCCGATGACGTTTCAGAGGTTAGCGGCGGCGTTTGAGATCGACGAGGTGGCGCGTGTGAGGCTATGCCAAAGAAGTGGAAGCGAGCACTCGGCTAAAGATTCGACTGATTTGTCACATCTTGTGAAATCGTTCCTGGAGAAGAATTCTGTGAAAGAAGATTCGGTTGTTCACGATAATGATGATGGCGAATTTGAGTGTTATTATTATTCGGAGAAAAAGGAGATACTGCAAGAGATTTTtggtgatgttgatgatgattatgtgAAAGAAAAGATTAGAAGAGAGGTTGAAGTTGCAATTGAGCTTGTGGCCGGAGATGAATCTTCGCCGGGATTCAAACGTCAGGTCATGTCACGTTTGCGGGAGAGAGGTTTTGATGCTG GTCTTTGCAAAACAAGGTGGGAAAGAGATAGAAAATTTCCATCCGGTGACTATGAATACATTGATGTGAATTACGGTGGAAATCGATACATCATTGAAATATCTCTGATGGCTGAATTTGAAATAGCTCGTCCTATAGATCAATATGCTTCTTTACTTGATGTATTCCCTTATGTATTTGTTGGTAAAGTGGAAGAGCTGAAAAAGGTAGTGAGGTTGATGTGCACTGCTATTAAGGACTCAATGAAGATTATGGGAATGCATACACCTCCATGGAGAAGAAATAGTTACATGCAAGCTAAGTGGTTTAACTCTTATAAGAGAACAACTAATGAAGTTGCAGCAAGAAAATCTATTGGATTTGAAGCATACAATTGCAGGGACAATTTTGGGGGTAAAATTACTTTCAAAGTTGGCTATTTGACTGCATCATTTAATGTAGATGGTATTGGGATGAAATTATAG
- the LOC131599729 gene encoding uncharacterized protein LOC131599729 codes for MEIENRIINIPMRFQRLAAAFESDEVAHVRLCESSGSEHSAAEDSTDLSDLVKSFMEKNSVKEDSVVHDKDDGEFDWYDYSEKKEILEEIFGDNDDYVKEKIRREVEVAIELVAGDKSSPEFKRLVMSHLRERGFDAGLCKTKWERNRKFPSGDYEFIDVNYDGKRYILEISLRAEFEIARPIDQYASLLDVFPYVFVGKVEELKKIVRLMCTAIKDSMKTMKMHTPPWRRNSYMQAKWFNPYKRTTNEVATRKSIGFEAYNCRHNFGSKIAFKVGNLTAAFNVDDGIGMKL; via the exons ATGGAAATTGAAAACAGAATAATCAATATTCCGATGAGGTTTCAGAGGTTAGCGGCGGCGTTTGAGAGTGACGAGGTGGCGCATGTGAGGTTATGCGAAAGCAGTGGAAGCGAGCACTCGGCGGCGGAAGACTCTACTGATTTGTCAGATCTTGTGAAATCGTTCATGGAGAAGAATTCCGTGAAAGAAGATTCGGTTGTTCATGATAAGGATGATGGCGAATTTGACTGGTATGATTATTCGGAGAAAAAGGAAATACTGGAAGAGATTTTCGGTGATAATGATGATTATGTGAAAGAAAAGATTAGAAGAGAGGTTGAAGTTGCAATTGAGCTCGTTGCCGGAGATAAATCTTCGCCGGAATTCAAACGCCTTGTTATGTCGCATTTGCGGGAGAGAGGTTTTGATGCTG GTCTTTGCAAAACAAAGTGGGAAAGAAATAGAAAATTTCCATCTGGTGACTATGAGTTCATTGATGTGAATTACGATGGAAAACGATACATCCTTGAAATATCTCTGAGGGCTGAATTCGAAATAGCTCGTCCAATAGATCAATATGCTTCTTTACTTGATGTATTCCCTTATGTATTTGTTGGGAAAGTGGAAGAGCTGAAGAAGATTGTGAGGTTGATGTGCACTGCTATTAAGGATTCAATGAAGACTATGAAAATGCATACACCTCCATGGAGAAGAAATAGTTACATGCAAGCTAAGTGGTTTAACCCTTACAAGAGAACAACTAATGAGGTTGCAACAAGAAAATCTATTGGCTTTGAAGCATACAATTGCAGACATAATTTTGGGAGTAAAATTGCTTTCAAAGTTGGCAATTTAACTGCAGCATTTAATGTAGATGATGGCATTGGGATGAAATTATAG